Proteins from a single region of Choloepus didactylus isolate mChoDid1 chromosome 10, mChoDid1.pri, whole genome shotgun sequence:
- the LOC119505328 gene encoding ankyrin repeat domain-containing protein 26-like isoform X1 — MKAIQCKEEECATILLQHGADPDIMDASGNTALHYAVCAQHIPIAAKLLSYNANIEARNEDGFTPLLLAVDENKQQMVEFLVNKEANIHAVDKTKRLSNKPGIDDSCPTSDDKDFDFDPKTLPKPSLTKLMTAPQQFRKNIEEYRSIVRPQNRTLLEDSSSYSAREEDVVETLQKLPVRVQGLPHAAFPSPDPLLKPPLESSAVPGATKEGITKPAIIEKGACVGITESAPREQMTSGNMTSVVGAHKDDRSVEEVRF, encoded by the exons ATGAAGGCTATACAATGCAAGGAAGAGGAATGTGCAACCATTCTGCTACAACATGGTGCTGACCCAGATATTATGGATGCCAGTGGCAACACAGCTCTCCACTATGCTGTCTGTGCTCAGCATATACCAATAGCAGCCAAACTGCTTTCATACAATGCAAATATTGAGGCAAGAAACGAGGATGGCTTCACACCACTTTTACTTGCTGTAgatgaaaacaaacagcaaatggTGGAATTTTTAGTaaataaagaagcaaatataCATGCAGTTGATAAGacaaaaag GCTTTCCAACAAACCTGGCATTGATGATtcatgtcctacatcagatgatAAAGACTTCGATTTTGATCCCAAGACTCTCCCCAAACCAAGCTTAACAAAGCTAATGACTGCTCCTCAGCAATTCAGGAAAAACATAGAAGAATATCGTAGCATTGTGAGACCACAAAATAGAACCTTGTTGGAGGACAGTAGTTCTTATAGTGCACGTGAAGAAGATGTGGTTGAAACTCTCCAAAAGTTGCCAGTCAGAGTCCAGGGCCTCCCTCATGCTGCCTTTCCATCACCTGACCCTCTTCTAAAACCTCCCCTCGAGTCTTCAGCAGTCCCTGGTGCTACAAAGGAAGGAATAACAAAACCAGCAATTATAGAAAAAGGAGCCTGTGTTGGTATTACTGAAAGTGCTCCAAGAGAACAAATGACTAGTGGCAATATGACTTCTGTTGTTGGAGCACACAAAGATGATAGAAGTGTGGAAGAAGTGAGGTTCTGA
- the LOC119505328 gene encoding ankyrin repeat domain-containing protein 26-like isoform X2 — protein sequence MKAIQCKEEECATILLQHGADPDIMDASGNTALHYAVCAQHIPIAAKLLSYNANIEARNETLPKPSLTKLMTAPQQFRKNIEEYRSIVRPQNRTLLEDSSSYSAREEDVVETLQKLPVRVQGLPHAAFPSPDPLLKPPLESSAVPGATKEGITKPAIIEKGACVGITESAPREQMTSGNMTSVVGAHKDDRSVEEVRF from the exons ATGAAGGCTATACAATGCAAGGAAGAGGAATGTGCAACCATTCTGCTACAACATGGTGCTGACCCAGATATTATGGATGCCAGTGGCAACACAGCTCTCCACTATGCTGTCTGTGCTCAGCATATACCAATAGCAGCCAAACTGCTTTCATACAATGCAAATATTGAGGCAAGAAACGAG ACTCTCCCCAAACCAAGCTTAACAAAGCTAATGACTGCTCCTCAGCAATTCAGGAAAAACATAGAAGAATATCGTAGCATTGTGAGACCACAAAATAGAACCTTGTTGGAGGACAGTAGTTCTTATAGTGCACGTGAAGAAGATGTGGTTGAAACTCTCCAAAAGTTGCCAGTCAGAGTCCAGGGCCTCCCTCATGCTGCCTTTCCATCACCTGACCCTCTTCTAAAACCTCCCCTCGAGTCTTCAGCAGTCCCTGGTGCTACAAAGGAAGGAATAACAAAACCAGCAATTATAGAAAAAGGAGCCTGTGTTGGTATTACTGAAAGTGCTCCAAGAGAACAAATGACTAGTGGCAATATGACTTCTGTTGTTGGAGCACACAAAGATGATAGAAGTGTGGAAGAAGTGAGGTTCTGA